In Mauremys mutica isolate MM-2020 ecotype Southern chromosome 16, ASM2049712v1, whole genome shotgun sequence, one DNA window encodes the following:
- the LOC123351258 gene encoding zinc finger protein 883-like isoform X2, with product MAEVAVEGRDEGQLQDFDLTGCPVSKPDIVSLIEREEEPCVWAHQDLRERDFSKGVSSDDGIKWKTEENHQQGNSEGLAEHRNLSQREKANSSDEGNTYEGEHKPAGQHRNTGDESVEQSTPNERPFSKCQNIPIRTGERPHKCTECDKSFTRRSHLLQHQRIHTGERPYKCTECEKSFRQRSELIDHQRTHTQEKPYKCDKCGKRFIRSTRLIQHQNVHNGVKPHKCPQCEKSFSWISSVIKHQRVHTGEKPYKCPDCEKTFSWSSTLIKHRRLHTGERPYKCPTCAKCFVQSANLIKHQRVHTEQKRYTCGECEETFLIRSHFILHQRMHAGEELYKCDGCEEWFGLVSDLHKHQKSHTGKKPYKCSECDKSFNKSSNLIKHQRIHTGERPYKCPDCDKSFIQSSHLMLHQRAHRGEKPYKCLDCEKSFHQSSHLIQHQRVHTQEKPFKCPECERSFSRSSVLNKHKLIHVGDESYKCSQCEETFNSNSRLLQHKRTHHVERPYTCPSCEKSFSRSSQLMLHQKNHAAEKPYKCADCDKGFIYSSHLIQHQRTHTRERPYKCPVCEKSFIQSSHLLQHQKIHTGERPFRCSDCEKTFNRSSNLIKHQRTHTRENL from the exons ATGGCAGAAGTTGCTGTAGAAGGACGTGATGAGGGACAACTACAAGACTTTGATCTCACTGG GTGTCCTGTCAGCAAACCAGACATTGTGTCCCTGATTGAACGTGAGGAAGAGCCATGTGTCTGGGCTCATCAGGATTTGAGGGAAAGAGACTTTTCTAAAGGGGTTTCCTCTG ATGATGGAATCAAGTGGAAGACTGAAGAGAATCATCAGCAGGGAAATTCTGAGGGTTTGGCAGAGCACAGGAATTTATCACAAAGAGAGAAAGCAAATAGCTCTGATGAGGGAAATACGTATGAGGGTGAACACAAGCCAGCCGGCCAACACAGGAACACAGGGGATGAGAGCGTAGAGCAATCCACTCCAAATGAAAGACCTTTCAGCAAATGCCAAAACATTCCTATCcgcacaggagagagaccccataaatgTACTGAGTGTGACAAAAGCTTCACTCGCCGCTCCCATCTTCTTcagcaccagagaatccacacgggggagaggccttATAAATGTACCGAGTGTGAGAAAAGCTTCAGACAGAGATCAGAGCTGATCGATCATCAACGAACGCATACTCAAGAGAAACCCTACAAATGTGACAAGTGTGGGAAAAGGTTCATTCGGAGCACACGGCTTATTCAGCATCAAAATGTTCACAATGGAGTGAAACCCCACAAGTGCCCCCAGTGTGAGAAAAGTTTTAGCTGGATCTCATCAGTTATTAAACACCAGAGAGTCCATACAGgtgagaaaccctataaatgccccgACTGTGAGAAAACCTTCAGCTGGAGCTCGACCCTTATAAAGCATCGGagactccacacaggagaaagaccctataaatgccctACCTGCGCAAAGTGTTTTGTACAGAGTGCAAATCTTATTAaacatcagagagtccacacagaaCAGAAACGCTATACATGTGGGGAATGTGAGGAAACCTTTCTGATCAGGTCTCATTTCATTCTGCATCAGAGAATGCACGCAGGAGAGGAACTCTACAAGTGTGATGGCTGTGAGGAGTGGTTTGGTCTTGTCTCGGACCTTCATAAACATCAGAAGAGCCACACAGGAAAGAAGCCCTATAAATGCTCCGAATGCGACAAAAGCTTCAACAAGAGTTCAAATCTTAttaagcatcagagaatccacacgggagagagaccctataagtgTCCCGACTGTGACAAAAGCTTCATTCAGAGCTCTCACCTGATGCTCCATCAGAGAGCGCACAGGGGAGAAAAACCCTACAAATGCCTGGACTGTGAGAAAAGTTTCCACCAGAGCTCCCATCTCATTCagcaccagagagtccacacgcaAGAAAAACCCTTTAAATGTCCTGAGTGTGAGAGAAGTTTCAGCCGAAGCTCAGTGCTAAATAAACACAAACTAATCCACGTGGGAGATGAGAGCTATAAATGCAGCCAGTGTGAGGAAACCTTCAATAGCAACTCCCGCCTTCTTCAGCACAAGAGAACCCACCATGTGGAAAGACCTTACACATGCCCTAGCTGTGAGAAGAGTTTCAGTCGCAGTTCGCAGCTTATGCTCCATCAGAAAAACCACGCAGCAGAGAAACCTTACAAGTGTGCTGACTGTGACAAAGGCTTCATTTACAGCTCACATCTAATTCAACATCAGAGAACTCACACTAGAGAGCGACCTTATAAATGTCCAGTGTGTGAGAAAAGCTTCATTCAGAGCTCACATCTCCTTcagcatcagaaaatccacacgggagagagacctttTAGATGCAGTGATTGTGAGAAAACCTTCAATCGGAGCTCCAATCTTATTAAACACCAGAGAACTCACACCAGGGAGAACCTGTAA
- the LOC123351258 gene encoding zinc finger protein 883-like isoform X1, whose amino-acid sequence MAEVAVEGRDEGQLQDFDLTGCPVSKPDIVSLIEREEEPCVWAHQDLRERDFSKGVSSADDGIKWKTEENHQQGNSEGLAEHRNLSQREKANSSDEGNTYEGEHKPAGQHRNTGDESVEQSTPNERPFSKCQNIPIRTGERPHKCTECDKSFTRRSHLLQHQRIHTGERPYKCTECEKSFRQRSELIDHQRTHTQEKPYKCDKCGKRFIRSTRLIQHQNVHNGVKPHKCPQCEKSFSWISSVIKHQRVHTGEKPYKCPDCEKTFSWSSTLIKHRRLHTGERPYKCPTCAKCFVQSANLIKHQRVHTEQKRYTCGECEETFLIRSHFILHQRMHAGEELYKCDGCEEWFGLVSDLHKHQKSHTGKKPYKCSECDKSFNKSSNLIKHQRIHTGERPYKCPDCDKSFIQSSHLMLHQRAHRGEKPYKCLDCEKSFHQSSHLIQHQRVHTQEKPFKCPECERSFSRSSVLNKHKLIHVGDESYKCSQCEETFNSNSRLLQHKRTHHVERPYTCPSCEKSFSRSSQLMLHQKNHAAEKPYKCADCDKGFIYSSHLIQHQRTHTRERPYKCPVCEKSFIQSSHLLQHQKIHTGERPFRCSDCEKTFNRSSNLIKHQRTHTRENL is encoded by the exons ATGGCAGAAGTTGCTGTAGAAGGACGTGATGAGGGACAACTACAAGACTTTGATCTCACTGG GTGTCCTGTCAGCAAACCAGACATTGTGTCCCTGATTGAACGTGAGGAAGAGCCATGTGTCTGGGCTCATCAGGATTTGAGGGAAAGAGACTTTTCTAAAGGGGTTTCCTCTG CAGATGATGGAATCAAGTGGAAGACTGAAGAGAATCATCAGCAGGGAAATTCTGAGGGTTTGGCAGAGCACAGGAATTTATCACAAAGAGAGAAAGCAAATAGCTCTGATGAGGGAAATACGTATGAGGGTGAACACAAGCCAGCCGGCCAACACAGGAACACAGGGGATGAGAGCGTAGAGCAATCCACTCCAAATGAAAGACCTTTCAGCAAATGCCAAAACATTCCTATCcgcacaggagagagaccccataaatgTACTGAGTGTGACAAAAGCTTCACTCGCCGCTCCCATCTTCTTcagcaccagagaatccacacgggggagaggccttATAAATGTACCGAGTGTGAGAAAAGCTTCAGACAGAGATCAGAGCTGATCGATCATCAACGAACGCATACTCAAGAGAAACCCTACAAATGTGACAAGTGTGGGAAAAGGTTCATTCGGAGCACACGGCTTATTCAGCATCAAAATGTTCACAATGGAGTGAAACCCCACAAGTGCCCCCAGTGTGAGAAAAGTTTTAGCTGGATCTCATCAGTTATTAAACACCAGAGAGTCCATACAGgtgagaaaccctataaatgccccgACTGTGAGAAAACCTTCAGCTGGAGCTCGACCCTTATAAAGCATCGGagactccacacaggagaaagaccctataaatgccctACCTGCGCAAAGTGTTTTGTACAGAGTGCAAATCTTATTAaacatcagagagtccacacagaaCAGAAACGCTATACATGTGGGGAATGTGAGGAAACCTTTCTGATCAGGTCTCATTTCATTCTGCATCAGAGAATGCACGCAGGAGAGGAACTCTACAAGTGTGATGGCTGTGAGGAGTGGTTTGGTCTTGTCTCGGACCTTCATAAACATCAGAAGAGCCACACAGGAAAGAAGCCCTATAAATGCTCCGAATGCGACAAAAGCTTCAACAAGAGTTCAAATCTTAttaagcatcagagaatccacacgggagagagaccctataagtgTCCCGACTGTGACAAAAGCTTCATTCAGAGCTCTCACCTGATGCTCCATCAGAGAGCGCACAGGGGAGAAAAACCCTACAAATGCCTGGACTGTGAGAAAAGTTTCCACCAGAGCTCCCATCTCATTCagcaccagagagtccacacgcaAGAAAAACCCTTTAAATGTCCTGAGTGTGAGAGAAGTTTCAGCCGAAGCTCAGTGCTAAATAAACACAAACTAATCCACGTGGGAGATGAGAGCTATAAATGCAGCCAGTGTGAGGAAACCTTCAATAGCAACTCCCGCCTTCTTCAGCACAAGAGAACCCACCATGTGGAAAGACCTTACACATGCCCTAGCTGTGAGAAGAGTTTCAGTCGCAGTTCGCAGCTTATGCTCCATCAGAAAAACCACGCAGCAGAGAAACCTTACAAGTGTGCTGACTGTGACAAAGGCTTCATTTACAGCTCACATCTAATTCAACATCAGAGAACTCACACTAGAGAGCGACCTTATAAATGTCCAGTGTGTGAGAAAAGCTTCATTCAGAGCTCACATCTCCTTcagcatcagaaaatccacacgggagagagacctttTAGATGCAGTGATTGTGAGAAAACCTTCAATCGGAGCTCCAATCTTATTAAACACCAGAGAACTCACACCAGGGAGAACCTGTAA